The genomic DNA GAACTTCGCGCCCTCGGATACCTCCAGTAGGGTCGCGCGGGGTGTTCGTGGAAGGCATTTCATCCGTTGCATGCCGCGCGACATCTCCGCGAAGCAGAGCGCATATGAGTCAAAAAACGGAGTGCCGGGTAACCGTCATTATCCCAAACTATAATGGGGAGAAGCTGCTCCCTACCTGCCTCAACTCGCTCGCCGGGCAACGCTACCGTGATTTTAGCACTCTCGTGGTCGATAACGGTTCGACTGACGGCTCGCTCCGGCTCCTGGGGGAGCGGTACCCCCATGTCGCCGTGACGCGATTCGACGAGAACAGGGGTTTTGCGGCAGCCGCAAACGCTGGCATCGCCCGTGCGCGGGGCGAGCTCATCGCCCTGCTCAACAATGATACGGAGGCCCATCCCGAATGGCTGGGGGAGCTCGTCGCCGCACTCGACAGGCGCCCTAATGCCGCCTTCTGCGCATCCAAAATGATTGACTTCGCGAACCGTTCCGTCATTGACAGCGCCGGGAACTGTTACGCGACGAATGGCCGCTCCCTGCCGCGCGGGTTCCTCGCGGAAGACGCGGGCCAGTATGGGAGGGAAGAGGAGATTTTCGGGGCATGCGCGGGCGCGGCGCTCTACCGCTGGTCGCTTTTCGAGGCGATCGGCCTCTTTGATGAGCGCCTTGTCTCATACAAGGAGGATGTCGATCTGGACTTCCGGGCGCAGCTGAGGGGGCTCCGCTGCCTCTACGTCCCCGGTGCGATATGCTACCATATCGGTGGAGCCACCACCGGCAGGCGGAAGAGCGATCTCGCGGTGCGCCTCAGCACGCGCAACAGTGTGACGGTGTTCATAAAGAATATGCCCGCGCCGCTGCTCCCCCGCGCGCTCCCGCGCCTGCTCTTTGATCTATTCTTCCAGCTCGGGTATCAGATCCTGAGAGGCCGCCAGGCATGGCCATTCATCAGGGGCCTTCTCGGCGCGGTCCCACACTTCCCCCACGCGATTGGCGAAAGGAGACGGATTCAGGTCCGCGCGCGATTTGACACCGAGTACCTGAGAGGCCTCTTCCGTGACGGGGACGCCGAGGTAGCGTGCTACCGGAAACGGTGCCGCATGAAGCGGTTGAGAGATCGAGGTTGAGTGTTGAAAGAAATACAAAGCACAAACAGCATGTGGAAGACAAGGGTGGCGGGTGCGCTCAGCTTTTTGCTCCCCCTGTGTGTCTACTCAAGAACGCTTCTGCCGACCGTCGGCGGTTACGGTGACACGGCGAAATTTCAATTCGCGGGGAGGACCCTCGCCCTCACGCATCCGTCTGGATTCCCGGTGTATCTCTGGATCACCCACCTGGCGTCGTACGTGCCCATCGGCGATCTGGCCTACAGGGCAAATCTCGTCTCCGCGCTCTGCGGGGCCCTGACCGTCTATTTCCTGTTCAGGATACTCCTCCAGATACCGCTCTCCCCGATGATCGCGCTCGGGGCGACGCTCTTGTTCGCCGTCAGCTCGACCTTCTGGTCGGTTTCCCTCATCGCCGAGGTGTACACCCTCAATGCGCTCTTCATGGCGTCCGTCATCTCGCTCCTCTGGAAGTGGCGGGAGGGGGGAAGGAGCTGGTATTTCGAGTTCGCCTGCGTGCTCTACGCCCTCAGTCTCGGCAACCATCTGGTCACCTCGATCGTATTCCCCGCGGCGGTGTACTGGATCATACTGGCCAGGGAAAAGTTCCGCGCTGAAGACAGGTACGCGGCGCGCGCCGCCCTCTTTCTCTCGGCGGCGGTCATCCCCTACCTCTGGCTCTATCTACGATTTGGGCAAACGGTGATTTACCGGGAGGGGTCAATCGGCTCGCTCGGGGAATTTCTCGGCTTCGTCACGGGGAGCTCCTTTGCCTCCTGCCGCTTCCCCCTCACGCTCAGGGAGCTGGTCCGTAACGCGGGGCCGATATATGGCAGTTTCTTGCGCAGCCAGTACGGCGTTCTCGCGATATTCATCGGTGTGATCGGCCTCGGCAGGCTCTGGCGGAGCGCCCGTGACAAGGCAATCTTCTTAATGATCGTATTCGCGGACGATCTGATCATCAGTCTTAATGGCGCCGGTAGCGAAATCCCGATCTACTACATCCCCTCGTATCTCATCTTCGCAATATGGATCGGCTGCGCGTTCATGCCATTGAGCGGGCGAAGCCGAGAGACGAGGGGTGGCGGCGGGGCGCGCCTCCTCGCTTCGATCTTTCTGTGCGCGTACGCCCTGCGGCTCTTCTATGATCACCTCCCCCTTGTGGATCTTCATAAAATAACCTTTTACGGCGACTTCGCGAACAAGGTATTGAAATCTGTTACCCCCGGGAGCGTCGTCCTCTCGCCAAATTATAACTGGACCGAGGCGTACCTGTATAAGCTGCTGGGTGAGGGCGTGCGCCGCGGGGAGAACGTGCTCGTGCTGCATTACTGGGAGCCGGGGAAGATGAGGGATTATCTCTCGGGCCGTTCGATCTCTCCGTTTTTTTATGAGGCGCCGCGCCCGATGCCGGAGAAGATGCGTGTGTTTCTGCACGCGCTCTCGCTGAGGGACCCGCGCATATCCGAACTGTCCTCCAGGGGGTTTGACCTGAAGCCTGTGGTGGAACACCGGAGCGCTCTTGCCCGTTCATTGAAAGAGGTGCCTCAGGGCCAGTTGTTGCTACTCTCCATGCGCGACGAAGGGATTGCGATACTGAACGACGACTCGTATGACGCGCTGAGGTCTCTGGGCGTGAAAGCGGCGGTGAGCAAAGGGATACTGTCGGGATGGGGGCTTGCCGCGATCCTCACGCGCAGCGAGGGAAAACTCGTCGGGCTCCAGGTGAACCGGTTCAAACCGGTGCGGCTCTTCATCCATGAGGGAGAGGCAATTCCCGGGACCGGAATCTTCGCGCCGGCGAGCCTCCTCGTGGAGAGCCGCGGTGTGGGGCGGGGAGATCTGAGCCTGATTGCTGTCGGGGGGGAGCAAATCCAGCGCGGCCGCCATGGCCTCAATTTCGTATATGTTGACGCACGCTCCGGGAAGGTGATCGCCTCCGGCAACATACCGCCT from Candidatus Auribacterota bacterium includes the following:
- a CDS encoding glycosyltransferase family 2 protein produces the protein MSQKTECRVTVIIPNYNGEKLLPTCLNSLAGQRYRDFSTLVVDNGSTDGSLRLLGERYPHVAVTRFDENRGFAAAANAGIARARGELIALLNNDTEAHPEWLGELVAALDRRPNAAFCASKMIDFANRSVIDSAGNCYATNGRSLPRGFLAEDAGQYGREEEIFGACAGAALYRWSLFEAIGLFDERLVSYKEDVDLDFRAQLRGLRCLYVPGAICYHIGGATTGRRKSDLAVRLSTRNSVTVFIKNMPAPLLPRALPRLLFDLFFQLGYQILRGRQAWPFIRGLLGAVPHFPHAIGERRRIQVRARFDTEYLRGLFRDGDAEVACYRKRCRMKRLRDRG
- a CDS encoding DUF2723 domain-containing protein, with product MWKTRVAGALSFLLPLCVYSRTLLPTVGGYGDTAKFQFAGRTLALTHPSGFPVYLWITHLASYVPIGDLAYRANLVSALCGALTVYFLFRILLQIPLSPMIALGATLLFAVSSTFWSVSLIAEVYTLNALFMASVISLLWKWREGGRSWYFEFACVLYALSLGNHLVTSIVFPAAVYWIILAREKFRAEDRYAARAALFLSAAVIPYLWLYLRFGQTVIYREGSIGSLGEFLGFVTGSSFASCRFPLTLRELVRNAGPIYGSFLRSQYGVLAIFIGVIGLGRLWRSARDKAIFLMIVFADDLIISLNGAGSEIPIYYIPSYLIFAIWIGCAFMPLSGRSRETRGGGGARLLASIFLCAYALRLFYDHLPLVDLHKITFYGDFANKVLKSVTPGSVVLSPNYNWTEAYLYKLLGEGVRRGENVLVLHYWEPGKMRDYLSGRSISPFFYEAPRPMPEKMRVFLHALSLRDPRISELSSRGFDLKPVVEHRSALARSLKEVPQGQLLLLSMRDEGIAILNDDSYDALRSLGVKAAVSKGILSGWGLAAILTRSEGKLVGLQVNRFKPVRLFIHEGEAIPGTGIFAPASLLVESRGVGRGDLSLIAVGGEQIQRGRHGLNFVYVDARSGKVIASGNIPPSELHTLRESFLLEVVSRADAGGSPSSPSL